In Rhodopirellula sp. P2, the DNA window GGGATGTTTTTGGCCGCTTTTTCTGGATCCGATTCAAGCGGAAACCATTGCCCTCAAATTTTCCTCAAGTTGCCCAGTCGGCACAGTCGATACTTCTTTCACGCGACGCCCTGGCGTCGAACCCGCTCGGCTTGTTACATCCTGGTCCACGGGTTGCCAATCTTCGCGGCCATGCCAACCGAAAACACTCGTCAATGGAATGACTCTCTGTGACATCCCTCACTGCCCGTCATCAATCGAAATCGGATTCCACCGACCTGAAACAAGCTCGCCGCGAGATGGAACTGGATCGCATGGCGGGATTGGAAACGCCCAAAACCGTTTCGTTGCCGCTGGCACAAGTGGCTCGATTGTTGATCGAAGCGGGCCAGAGCAACCGAACTTGGCTGATGGATTTCGCAGATGATGTGGTGCGAATCGACTCGGATTTGTATGACGTTCTTTTGGCCTACCAAGACCTCAGCAACGATCTGCGAACCGCTTGATCGGTTGCCCGATCTGGATCGGATCCATCTCAACGCACGCCCTTAACCATTTGTAACTCAGGAGCATTGCCATCATGCGATCAATCGCTGTCATCAATCAAAAAGGTGGTGTGGGCAAAACGACCAGCAGCGTCAATTTGGCTGCCGCGCTCGCTCGATCCGGTCGTCGCGTCTGTGTGATGGATTTGGATCCACAAGCGCACGCGTCGTTGCACCTTGGAATCACTGCCATCGATGGCAGTGTGCCTTCGATGTACGAAGTTTTGTGCAGCGATGTTTCGCTTTCCGAAGCACGCCAGCAAGTCGGTGAAAACCTGTTTGTGGTTCCGTCCAACCTGGACTTGGCTGCCGCTGAAATGGAGTTGGCCGGTGAAGTCGGTCGCGAGATGATTTTGAGCGACAAGCTGGCCGACGATGAGGAAGACTTTGACTACTTGGTCTTGGACTGCCCACCCAGTTTGGGTGTTCTGACGCTCAACGCCTTGGTCGCGGTCGAGGAAGTCTTCCTGCCACTGCAACCACATTTCTTGGCGTTGCACGGTTTGTCCAAACTGCTGCGAACCATCGAAGTCGTTTCGCGACGCATGAACAACAAACTGCGGCTCAGCGGAGTGGTGTTGTGCATGTACGACGCCAACACCAGATTGGCCGCCGAAGTCAGCACTGACATCGATGAATTCTTCGCTGCTTCCAAGGACGGACGCGAGTTCTTCTCGGGTGCGAAGTTCTTTGACACCCGGATCCGCCGCAACATTCGATTGGCAGAAGCTCCCAGCTTTGGGCAATCGATCTTCGATTACTCCAGCGACAGCAACGGAGCGATCGACTACCAATCGCTCGCCGAAGAAGTGCTGGCTCAAGAAGCATCCAACGCTGGCAAACACTCGAACGCTCAGCGTCGAAGTGCAGTGACACAAAACGCTCGAATGGCAGCCTGAGCTGGGCGGCCGGCGAAATCAGTCCGGCCATTTCAGTTCTGCGACCGGGTCCCGCGGTGTGATCACCGCGGAGACCGGAACGGGGTGACCCAGAATCACGAATGTGTTTTGAAACGCATCGTGCGGCCCATGTCCACTGGGATGGACGGTGTTCTGGGCCCTGTCGACGAACAAATCACAACGCACGTGGCTGGGCGGTTTGATTTCGGAGGCGTCGTCGGACCCAACCATGTACTCGGCAAACCACCACACGTGGATGCCTTCTTCTCGGCGTCCCACCCAGCGATATTTCGCGGCGTTGGCGACGGTGGCTGCCGGCAGGCAGGCGTCGTCATTGGCGAATGTCATGTGACGGCCAAACGCCAGTTGTTGAGGCTTCCGCTGAAGCGCCGCCTTGCCCTCCGCGGCGGATTGAGAATCCACCTCGGATTTGGGATCGGAAGCTGAGTGTCGGGCTCGCAATTTGGTGAGCGTCGACTCCGCTTCTTTTAGCAAACGTTCTTCGTCCCCGAGGGTCAAGCGAAACGCAATTTCAATTCGCTCGGTCTCCGGGTTCCATTGAAGTTCACACAGGGTTTCTTGAGTGGGATGCAAAAGCATCCCGCCCAGAAGGAGCCAACTGCAGGTGACCAGGGCGATCATTCGTCAGAGGCCTCTGACGACTTGGCTTCTGGCTTCTTGTCGGCGGGCTTCTTGTCTTCCGACTTTCTATCGGCGGGCTTTTTGTCGGCGGGCTTTTTGCTTTTGGGCTCGGCGGACTTGTCTGCATCCGGCTTGTCTGCAGGCTGTTTGGAGTCCTCGGCTTTGGGCTGGGACTCTTTCTTTTCCTGCTCCGCTTTCTTTTTCTGCTCGGCCTTTTCCTGTTCAGCAGCCTTTCGCATCGGGTTGCTGGATTTTCCGGATTGATAGAGTTTGAAGCGGCTCGGTTCCAACTTTGGCGGCCAATGATTGTTGCTGCCATCGGTGTCGGCGATCTCTCGTTTGGGATCAATTTCCAGACGAACGATTTCCTTTTCGGTCAGGAACAACCGCTTCACGGACTGACTGTTCACACGCCAGATTTCAGGCGGCAGCTGAACATCCTCGGACGTGTTGTCAGCGTAGTGAATGCGCAATGGAACTGGCATCACCAAGCCACCTTTGTTGGCAAACTGAATGACGTAGAACCGGGTGGTCCGACGCAGCATGGCGCGTTGTTCGTCGCTCAGTTTGTCGAGGAACTTTTGATAGTTCTTGCGATCGTTTTCTTCGACTTTGTCTTCGTCGTAGTCCGCCGCGTTGTAGAAATCTTTCAAACCGGGACGCCAATCGATTCGTCGACGAAGTGGCAGGGCGCGGTTGCGTTCATCGCTCACGGTGTCTTCGCGAGCGTCTTTCTGCTTGCGTTTGCGTTCGGCGGTTTCGTCTGGATCGCCACTGTCGATCAAATACAGTTCGACGCCCTCGATGGAGACGTCCACGTGATCGGTGCTGTAGAACCAACCTCGCCAAAACCAATCCAGGTCGGTTCCGGAGGCGTCTTCGATCGTGCGGAAAAAGTCACTGGGCGTGGGGCGTTTGAACTTCCAGCGTTTCGCGTATTGCGAGAACGCATAGTCGAACCGTTCGCGGCCCAGCACCGTTTCCCGCAGGATGTTCAGTGCGGTGGCAGGCTTTCCATAGGCGTTGGAACCAAATTGCAGGATCTCGTCGCTGCTGGTCATGATCGGCCGTTGGTTGCTGCCTCGCATGTAGGGAACGATCTTTTCGGGTGGGCCACGTCGCGAGGGGTAATTGTCTTCCCATTCTTGCTCGGTCAGATATTGCAGGAACGTGTTGAGTCCTTCGTCCATCCAGGTCCACTGGCGTTCGTCGCTGTTGACGATCATCGGAAAGAAGTTGTGGCCGACTTCGTGGATGATGACACTGATCAGTCCATACTTGGTGGCTTTGCTGTACGTGCCGTCGTCTTCCGGACGCGGGCCGTTGAAGCAGATCATGGGGTATTCCATGCCGTAGACCGGCCCGTTGACGCTGATCGCCACCTCGTACGGATACTCAAAGGAATAGCGTCCGTAGACTTCCAGTGTGTGAGCGATGGATTCGGTGCTGTACTGGCTCCACAGCGGTTCGGCTTCGTTGGGATAGTACGACATGGCCAACACGGTTTGGTCGCCCACTTTGACGGGCATCGCGTCCCAGATGAATTTGCGGCTGGCGGCGAAGGCAAAGTCGCGAACATTTTTGGCGGTGAAGTTCCAAGTCGCACGTTCTTTGGACTTTGATTTTTCGTTTGCTTTCGCTTCTTCGGGGGTGATGATGAATTCAGGGTCTTCGCCCTTTTTCATCTTGGCCAAACGAGTCTTCCATTCTGGTTTCAAGACTTCGTTGGTGTTCTTCAGGGTGCCCGTCGATGCGACCACCATGTCGGCGGGGACATCGATCCGAACGTCATAGTCCCCCAGTTCCAATGTGAATTCACCGGAGCCCAAGAATTGGTGGTGTTGCCAGCCGGTGTAGTCGGTGTAGGCCGCCATCCGTGGGAACCACTGAGCGACTTCGTAGATGTAG includes these proteins:
- a CDS encoding ParA family protein yields the protein MRSIAVINQKGGVGKTTSSVNLAAALARSGRRVCVMDLDPQAHASLHLGITAIDGSVPSMYEVLCSDVSLSEARQQVGENLFVVPSNLDLAAAEMELAGEVGREMILSDKLADDEEDFDYLVLDCPPSLGVLTLNALVAVEEVFLPLQPHFLALHGLSKLLRTIEVVSRRMNNKLRLSGVVLCMYDANTRLAAEVSTDIDEFFAASKDGREFFSGAKFFDTRIRRNIRLAEAPSFGQSIFDYSSDSNGAIDYQSLAEEVLAQEASNAGKHSNAQRRSAVTQNARMAA
- a CDS encoding DUF6702 family protein, yielding MIALVTCSWLLLGGMLLHPTQETLCELQWNPETERIEIAFRLTLGDEERLLKEAESTLTKLRARHSASDPKSEVDSQSAAEGKAALQRKPQQLAFGRHMTFANDDACLPAATVANAAKYRWVGRREEGIHVWWFAEYMVGSDDASEIKPPSHVRCDLFVDRAQNTVHPSGHGPHDAFQNTFVILGHPVPVSAVITPRDPVAELKWPD
- a CDS encoding M1 family aminopeptidase; amino-acid sequence: MRFRSILPSRLAAPCSNSGLTSAMVCLTVGLAWMLTAFACNSASAQPLPNPKHGDPTDKFHPLEPWLPTPNVYRTASGAPGPQYWQQRADYAIDIVLNDENQSLSGNCQITYHNQSPDTLDYLWVQLDQNRFKNDSVAITSQAAPGISSQATFKFVETMLAQQAFDGGYKISSVTDAKGDVIDHLIVDTMMRVDLDAPLPPGKSTQLNIEYSYNIVDAKMIRARGGYEFFEDDKNYIYEVAQWFPRMAAYTDYTGWQHHQFLGSGEFTLELGDYDVRIDVPADMVVASTGTLKNTNEVLKPEWKTRLAKMKKGEDPEFIITPEEAKANEKSKSKERATWNFTAKNVRDFAFAASRKFIWDAMPVKVGDQTVLAMSYYPNEAEPLWSQYSTESIAHTLEVYGRYSFEYPYEVAISVNGPVYGMEYPMICFNGPRPEDDGTYSKATKYGLISVIIHEVGHNFFPMIVNSDERQWTWMDEGLNTFLQYLTEQEWEDNYPSRRGPPEKIVPYMRGSNQRPIMTSSDEILQFGSNAYGKPATALNILRETVLGRERFDYAFSQYAKRWKFKRPTPSDFFRTIEDASGTDLDWFWRGWFYSTDHVDVSIEGVELYLIDSGDPDETAERKRKQKDAREDTVSDERNRALPLRRRIDWRPGLKDFYNAADYDEDKVEENDRKNYQKFLDKLSDEQRAMLRRTTRFYVIQFANKGGLVMPVPLRIHYADNTSEDVQLPPEIWRVNSQSVKRLFLTEKEIVRLEIDPKREIADTDGSNNHWPPKLEPSRFKLYQSGKSSNPMRKAAEQEKAEQKKKAEQEKKESQPKAEDSKQPADKPDADKSAEPKSKKPADKKPADRKSEDKKPADKKPEAKSSEASDE